The genomic window GCGCCTCTTTCTCGCCGGAGACTCCGCGCACATCGTGCCGCCGACCGGCGCGAAGGGCATGAACCTCGCCATCGCTGATGTGTACGTCCTGGCAGAAGCGCTCGATGCATACTACGGGAGTGGTGAGACCGCGCTGCTCGACGCGTATTCGCAGACGTGCCTGCGGCGCGTCTGGAAGACGCAGCGCTTCTCGAGCTACATGACCCGGATGCTCCACCGCTTCGACGGGCAGGTGCCGTTCGACTATCGCGTGCAGCTCGCCGAGCTCGACTACGTCACCAGCTCTCGCACCGCCGCTGCGAGCTTGGCGGAGAACTACGTCGGTCTTCCCTTCGAATCGACTGCGGATCTGCGAAAGGTTCCCACATGACGACGACATCGACGTCCCACGCGTTGCTCGGAAATTTCGACTGGTCCGGCAAAATCTTTCTCGACGGGTGGCGGCAAGGCAGCGGGCAATTCGCCGCGACGAACAAAGCGAACGGTGCCGCGCTCGGAACGGTTGGCACCGCCTGCGCGGCCGACGTCCGTGCCGCCGCGGCCTCGGCCGCGCAGCACCAGCCGGCGTGGGCACAGACGCCGCGTACGGATCGCGCCGCCGTTTTGAAACGCGCGCGAGCGCTGTTGACGCAGCACGCGGACGAATTCGTGTGGTGGATCGTGCGCGAAGCCGGCTCCACGGTCCCCAAATCGCAATTCGAGGTCGGCGTACTGACCACCGGATATTTCGATAAGATCATCGGCGATCTCGAGACCGCCGCGTTCGAAGAAACGATCGTCGACAAGGACGGCTTCCGCAGCGTTGCCGAACGCGTCCCGCTCGGCGTCGTCGGCGTCATCGGGCCGTTCAATTTCCCGCTGATCCTGTGCATGCGCGCGGTGATTCCCGCGCTGGCGTTCGGCAACACGGTGGTACTCAAGCCGAATCAACAGACCAGCGTGTGTTCGGGCATCCTCATCGCGCGCCTGTTCGAGATGGCGGGCCTACCGCAAGGCGTGTTGCACGTCGTTCCCGGCGAGACCGAGCCGGGCGCGGCGTTGGTCGAAGATCCCAACGTCGCGATGATCGCCTTCACGGGTTCGACCGCGGTCGGCCGCAAGATCGGCGAAGCCGCGGGCCGCACGCTCAAGCGCGTTTCGCTCGAACTCGGCGGCAATAGTCCGTTCATCGTGCTCGAAGACGCGGACGTCGAGGCGGCCGCGCGCTGCGGTTCGTGGGGTTCGTTCTTACATCAAGGGCAAATCTGCATGGCGTCGAGCCGTCATCTCGTGCACGAAAGCATCGCCGCGAAATATGCGGCCGCGCTCGCCGAGCACGCGCGCAAGCTCGTCGTCGGCGATCCGGCCGAGAATCAGGTCCATCTCGGGCCGATCATCAACGACGCGCAGCGCGAACGCGTCGATCGCATCGTCAAAGACACGCTGGCGAAAGGCGCGAAGCTCGCTGCGGGCGGTACGCACGAGGGCAACTTCTACGCCGCGACCGTCTTGACGGGCGTGACGCCGGGTATGCCGGCGTTCGACGAAGAGATCTTCGGGCCGGTCGCGCCGATCACGACGTTTACCTCCGACGAAGAGGCGATCGCGCTGGCCAACAAGACCGAGTACGGCCTTTCGGCCGCGGTCCACTCGGCATCGCTGCCGCGCGCGCGGAACATCGCCAAACGCTTGCGGACGGGGATGGTCCATATCAACGACCAAACCGTGAACGACGACCCGCGTGCCCCGTTCGGCGGCGTCGGCGCCTCCGGCAACGGCAGCCGTCAAGGCGGACACGCGTCACTCGACGAGTACACGACCTGGCGGTGGTCGACCGAGCACGATACCCCGCCGCCGTATCCGTTCTAAAGAGAAGAGCCGGCGAGGCGGCGCAGCCGGCGGCGGTGCGCAGCCAGATAGCGCACGTCCTCTGCGTAGGTCGTCGGATAGACGTTCGGCACGGGACGCGCGCCCAACGCATCGTCGACGTTTTTGAAGGTGAAAGTGCAGGTATTGCACAGCGCCGCGGTGCGGCGATCGCGACTCTCACGCACGATGTCGACCTCCACGCAGATCGAGGTGTTTCCGGTGTACGTCACGCGCGAGCTGAAATGCAGTTTGTCGCCCACGTTGACCGGTTGGTGGAAATTGACCCGATTGATCGATACGACGACCGGCCGGTCCGGAGCCACCAGCTCGGCGCACATCGTCGCATGGACGTAGGCCCGATGGATAACGTATCCGCCGACGATCTTCGCCGGTGACGACGCCGCGGGCGGGGTTTCGGCGCGGTCGTACTCGCGGTTCGTGAGATTGCAGACCAGCAACCCGTCGAACCCCGCGCCCTCTTGCGCCATGTGCAGCTCGGCCAGCAACGACTGCTCCGCCGGGCTGGGCGGTTCGATCGTCGGTACCGCATCGTCGCGATAGGCGTTCTTGCGCACGAGCGCACGGCCGCGGCGCCGGCGTTCGAGTTCGTCTTCGTAGTCCAGCGGCGGGAGTTCGTGATTCGCGACCATCGTGAAGTAGCACGAGACGTAGTGCAGCGGTTTGGGACCGGGCTGTTCGATGCGGATGCCGACTTCGAGCGAACGCGTGCCCACGTAGTTGACGCGCGCGAGCAGCACCATGTCCGACGTCATGTCCGGCCTACCGCGAAAGTGCATCTGGTCGATCGCCGCGGTCACGAACGCGATATCCGAATACGTTCGAGCGGCGTGCGCGAGCGCGGTTTCTTCGGCAAAGCGGTCGAGGATCTCGAGCAGCTGGAAGCTGCGGCGTAATTCGGCGTCGACGCTGAGCGGCAGGATCTTCGTGTGCGAGGTGTCGAGCGGGCGAGTCATGTCCAGCACTACGAAAAGTACACGCGGACCAGCCACGTCGCGGCCAGCGCGGGTTTCGGCGAATCCTCGAGCGCAACTTCGACCGACCAAACCGCGAGCGCGCTGCCGTCTGCGTTACGGTCGACCGCGCCGAGCGTGAACCGGCCGCGGATGCGTGCTCCGGATCGGACCGGACTGATGAAACGGATCCGATCGAAACCGTAGTTGATCGTCGCGGAAGCGCGAACCGCGCAGCACTGCTTGAACATCGCGCTGAGCAGGCTCAGCGTCAGAAACCCGTGCGCGATCGTCGTCCCGTAGGGCGATTCGGCGGCCGCTCGCTCACGATCGACGTGAATCCATTGATGATCCTCCGTCACGCTTGCGAAGCGGTCGATGCGCTCCTGATCGATCTCCCGCCAGTCGGTCTCGAGCGTCGCACCGCGCAGTGACTCGAGCTCCTCGAGGGTTCCGACGGTCGTCATCAACTCGTCTGAGCGCCGGTCAAGAGGCCTTCGAACCGCGTGCGCAGCTCGCGCTTCAAAAATTTTCCGACGCCGGTGCGCGGAATCGCGTCGAGAAAGAGGATCCGGTCGGGAATCTGCCAGTGCGCCAGATGCTGGGTGAGCCAGTCGCGCAGCTCCTCTTCGCCGAGGCGATGACCTTCGCGCAAGACGACCGCGGCGACCGGGCGCTCCTGCCACTTCGGATGCGCCAGACCGAAGACGCATGCTTCGCGTACGGCCGCGTGACCCATGATCGTGTTCTCGACCTCGACCGAAGAGATCCACTCGCCGCCGGACTTGATGAAGTCCTTGACGCGATCGACGATTTCGAGATAGCCGTATGCGTCGATCGTGCAGATGTCGCCGGTGTGAAACCAGCCGTCGGGCTCGAATGCCGCCGCGGTCGCGGTATCGTTGCGATAATAGCTCGTCGTAACCGCGAATCCGCGCACCAGCAACTCACCCCGCGAGGTGCCGTCGGCGGGGAGATCGGCGCCGTGTTCATCGACCAGGCGCCACTCGACGATCGGCGCGAAACGTCCGGCTTTGTAGCGTTC from Candidatus Baltobacteraceae bacterium includes these protein-coding regions:
- a CDS encoding benzaldehyde dehydrogenase; the encoded protein is MTTTSTSHALLGNFDWSGKIFLDGWRQGSGQFAATNKANGAALGTVGTACAADVRAAAASAAQHQPAWAQTPRTDRAAVLKRARALLTQHADEFVWWIVREAGSTVPKSQFEVGVLTTGYFDKIIGDLETAAFEETIVDKDGFRSVAERVPLGVVGVIGPFNFPLILCMRAVIPALAFGNTVVLKPNQQTSVCSGILIARLFEMAGLPQGVLHVVPGETEPGAALVEDPNVAMIAFTGSTAVGRKIGEAAGRTLKRVSLELGGNSPFIVLEDADVEAAARCGSWGSFLHQGQICMASSRHLVHESIAAKYAAALAEHARKLVVGDPAENQVHLGPIINDAQRERVDRIVKDTLAKGAKLAAGGTHEGNFYAATVLTGVTPGMPAFDEEIFGPVAPITTFTSDEEAIALANKTEYGLSAAVHSASLPRARNIAKRLRTGMVHINDQTVNDDPRAPFGGVGASGNGSRQGGHASLDEYTTWRWSTEHDTPPPYPF
- a CDS encoding hotdog domain-containing protein; translation: MTRPLDTSHTKILPLSVDAELRRSFQLLEILDRFAEETALAHAARTYSDIAFVTAAIDQMHFRGRPDMTSDMVLLARVNYVGTRSLEVGIRIEQPGPKPLHYVSCYFTMVANHELPPLDYEDELERRRRGRALVRKNAYRDDAVPTIEPPSPAEQSLLAELHMAQEGAGFDGLLVCNLTNREYDRAETPPAASSPAKIVGGYVIHRAYVHATMCAELVAPDRPVVVSINRVNFHQPVNVGDKLHFSSRVTYTGNTSICVEVDIVRESRDRRTAALCNTCTFTFKNVDDALGARPVPNVYPTTYAEDVRYLAAHRRRLRRLAGSSL
- a CDS encoding MaoC family dehydratase, whose translation is MTTVGTLEELESLRGATLETDWREIDQERIDRFASVTEDHQWIHVDRERAAAESPYGTTIAHGFLTLSLLSAMFKQCCAVRASATINYGFDRIRFISPVRSGARIRGRFTLGAVDRNADGSALAVWSVEVALEDSPKPALAATWLVRVYFS